The following are encoded in a window of Streptomyces sp. 11x1 genomic DNA:
- a CDS encoding sodium:solute symporter, protein MADAAMTATFLAVIGGASLLAVTARRLRPTDRLPSLEGWALADRGLGPVWTWLLLGGTIFTAYTFTAVPGLAYGNGAPAFFAVPYTVIVCPLAFVLLTRLWEVARRHGYVTAGDFVRGRYGSAPLALVVALTGILATMPYLALQLLGIRAVLTAGGLYPKGAAGDLVMVALFAGLAMATYRHGLRAPAVISALKAVAVFVSLTAVCWLVLERFGGPGAVFEGAARRLGGTSVEDSALLLSPGQQPAYATLALGSALALLMYPHVLTAGFAADGPRTVRKVAVALPAWTGLLALFGFLGVAALASGVRAPEGGAEAAVPMLVDRLMPGPLAGLVFGAIAVGALVPAAVMSIAAATGFVRNVYVEYFQPTATPKRQVRIAKVVSLTAKVGAVAFVFGLRDQDAINLQLLGGVWILQIFPAVAVGLFTGRLHPRALLAGWGVGMVTGTFLVVREGFSSIVLLGGGSLEIYAGLLALLLNLTVAVLGTTVLERLGVPRGADATDLPSRLTVRRRPETGASNP, encoded by the coding sequence ATGGCGGACGCTGCCATGACCGCGACGTTCCTCGCCGTGATCGGCGGAGCGTCGCTGCTCGCCGTCACCGCGCGCCGGCTGCGCCCCACCGACCGGCTGCCCTCGCTGGAGGGCTGGGCGCTGGCCGACCGGGGCCTCGGCCCGGTGTGGACCTGGCTGCTGCTCGGCGGCACGATCTTCACCGCGTACACCTTCACCGCCGTACCGGGGCTGGCGTACGGCAACGGGGCGCCCGCGTTCTTCGCGGTGCCGTACACGGTGATCGTCTGCCCGCTGGCCTTCGTCCTGCTGACCCGGCTGTGGGAGGTGGCCCGGCGGCACGGGTACGTGACCGCCGGGGACTTCGTGCGCGGCCGGTACGGGTCGGCGCCGCTCGCCCTGGTGGTGGCGCTGACGGGGATCCTGGCGACGATGCCGTACCTGGCCTTGCAGCTGCTCGGCATAAGGGCGGTGCTGACGGCCGGGGGACTGTATCCGAAGGGCGCGGCCGGTGACCTGGTGATGGTCGCGCTGTTCGCGGGGCTCGCCATGGCCACGTACCGGCACGGGCTGCGGGCGCCCGCCGTGATCTCGGCGCTGAAGGCGGTGGCCGTGTTCGTGTCGCTGACCGCCGTGTGCTGGCTGGTGCTGGAACGGTTCGGCGGTCCGGGCGCGGTCTTCGAGGGTGCGGCACGACGGCTCGGTGGCACGAGCGTCGAGGACTCCGCGCTCCTGCTGTCCCCCGGACAGCAGCCCGCCTACGCCACCCTCGCGCTCGGCTCGGCGCTGGCCCTGCTGATGTACCCGCACGTGCTGACCGCCGGGTTCGCCGCCGACGGGCCGCGCACGGTCCGCAAGGTCGCCGTGGCGCTGCCCGCCTGGACGGGGCTGCTGGCCCTCTTCGGCTTCCTCGGGGTCGCGGCGCTCGCGTCGGGGGTCCGGGCGCCCGAGGGCGGTGCCGAGGCGGCCGTACCGATGCTGGTGGACCGGTTGATGCCGGGCCCGCTGGCCGGACTGGTGTTCGGCGCGATCGCCGTGGGCGCGCTGGTCCCGGCGGCGGTGATGTCGATCGCCGCGGCCACCGGCTTCGTCCGCAACGTGTACGTCGAGTACTTCCAGCCCACCGCCACGCCCAAGCGTCAGGTGCGCATCGCCAAGGTGGTGTCGCTGACCGCGAAGGTGGGGGCGGTGGCCTTCGTCTTCGGACTGCGCGACCAGGACGCCATCAACCTCCAGCTGCTGGGCGGGGTGTGGATCCTGCAGATCTTCCCGGCGGTGGCGGTCGGCCTGTTCACCGGGCGGCTGCATCCCCGGGCGCTGCTCGCGGGGTGGGGCGTCGGCATGGTGACCGGCACCTTCCTGGTGGTGCGCGAGGGATTCTCGTCCATCGTCCTGCTGGGCGGCGGCTCGCTGGAGATCTACGCCGGCCTGCTCGCCCTCCTCCTCAATCTGACCGTGGCCGTGCTCGGCACCACGGTCCTCGAACGGCTCGGTGTCCCGCGTGGCGCCGACGCGACCGACCTACCGTCCCGCCTGACCGTCAGGCGGCGCCCCGAGACGGGAGCGAGCAACCCGTGA
- a CDS encoding DEDDh family exonuclease, with protein MLEDHTTAASQAPWPAAYPQGYAVVDVETTGLARDDRIISAAVYRLDARGEVEDHWYTLVNPERDPGPVWIHGLTSDVLEGAPLFKEITEEFSARLADRVLVAHNAVFDWSMIAREYARAETEAPVRQRLCTIALSKELGLPLPNHKLESLAAHFGVVQQRAHHALDDARVLAEAFRPSLRVAAASGVRLPLHECRPLTEWRDSPAAPRIGQQAGPGGGYGGYRPTSWRPARKRPACPYPNPGRFEDGKPLKQGMRVAFSGDTSVERDLLEDRAIEAGLHVATSLSRVTSLLVTNDPDSNTSKVVKARQYGTPVVDEAAFGQLLRDVAPADE; from the coding sequence ATGCTCGAAGACCACACGACCGCAGCGTCGCAAGCGCCTTGGCCGGCCGCGTACCCACAGGGGTACGCGGTCGTGGACGTGGAGACGACCGGGCTGGCCCGGGACGACCGGATAATTTCCGCGGCTGTGTACAGACTGGACGCGCGGGGCGAGGTCGAGGACCACTGGTACACGTTGGTGAACCCGGAGCGGGACCCGGGGCCGGTGTGGATCCACGGGCTGACGAGCGATGTGCTCGAAGGAGCACCGCTGTTCAAGGAGATCACGGAGGAGTTCTCCGCGCGGCTCGCGGACCGTGTGCTCGTCGCGCACAACGCGGTGTTCGACTGGTCGATGATCGCCCGGGAGTACGCGCGCGCGGAGACCGAGGCACCGGTGCGCCAACGGCTGTGCACCATCGCGCTGTCGAAGGAGCTGGGGCTGCCGCTGCCCAACCACAAGCTGGAGTCGCTGGCGGCGCACTTCGGGGTCGTGCAGCAGCGGGCGCACCACGCGCTGGACGACGCCCGAGTGCTGGCGGAGGCGTTCCGGCCGAGTCTGCGGGTCGCCGCCGCGAGCGGTGTACGGCTGCCGCTGCACGAGTGCCGGCCGCTGACCGAGTGGCGGGACAGCCCCGCCGCACCCCGCATCGGACAGCAGGCGGGCCCCGGAGGCGGCTACGGCGGTTACCGGCCCACCAGTTGGCGGCCCGCGCGGAAGCGGCCTGCGTGCCCCTACCCCAACCCCGGGCGTTTCGAGGACGGCAAACCGCTCAAGCAGGGCATGCGAGTCGCCTTCTCCGGGGACACGTCGGTCGAGCGCGATCTGCTGGAGGACCGTGCGATCGAGGCGGGGCTGCATGTGGCGACGAGCCTGTCCCGGGTGACCAGTCTGCTCGTGACCAACGACCCCGATTCGAACACGTCGAAGGTGGTCAAGGCCCGGCAGTACGGGACGCCGGTGGTGGACGAGGCCGCGTTCGGGCAGTTGCTCCGCGATGTCGCGCCCGCCGACGAGTGA
- a CDS encoding YbdD/YjiX family protein — protein MTARSWVRGVRWYLRELTGEAEYDRYCERHRRHHPKAPLPTRREYDVLRTRRREEHPEGRCC, from the coding sequence GTGACCGCCCGAAGCTGGGTGCGCGGAGTCCGCTGGTACCTGCGGGAGCTGACCGGCGAGGCGGAGTACGACCGCTACTGCGAGCGGCACCGCCGACACCACCCGAAGGCGCCGCTTCCGACCCGCAGGGAGTACGACGTCCTGCGGACCCGGCGGAGAGAGGAACACCCGGAGGGCCGCTGCTGCTGA
- the amaP gene encoding alkaline shock response membrane anchor protein AmaP, with product MLRIVNRVLLGLVGLVLVVVGGAVLTVGLGVNPPSWWPYDGRGDVLLSDADRTRWRDSGWWWPTVIAVLAVLVLLALWWLTVLLRRHRLAEVLVDTGDGEGALLRGRALEGVLTAEAADSDGVERAHARLTGRRNAPEARVRLLLQPHLNPGDALHTLTTEALAHARESAGLDALPAEVRLRGAKHRAERVS from the coding sequence ATGCTGAGGATCGTCAACCGGGTACTGCTCGGACTCGTCGGGCTGGTGCTGGTCGTGGTCGGCGGCGCCGTCCTCACGGTGGGGCTCGGCGTGAACCCGCCCTCCTGGTGGCCGTACGACGGCCGCGGGGACGTGCTGCTCAGCGACGCCGACCGGACGCGCTGGCGCGACTCCGGCTGGTGGTGGCCCACCGTGATCGCGGTGCTCGCCGTCCTCGTCCTGCTCGCCCTGTGGTGGCTGACGGTCCTGCTGCGCCGCCACCGTCTCGCCGAGGTGCTCGTCGACACGGGTGACGGCGAGGGCGCACTGCTGCGAGGGCGCGCGCTGGAGGGCGTCCTCACCGCCGAGGCGGCCGACTCGGACGGCGTCGAACGCGCCCACGCCCGGCTGACCGGCCGCCGCAACGCGCCCGAGGCCCGGGTCCGCCTCCTCCTCCAGCCCCACCTGAACCCGGGGGACGCCCTGCACACGCTGACGACGGAGGCCCTGGCTCACGCCAGGGAGTCGGCGGGACTGGACGCGCTGCCGGCGGAGGTCCGGCTGCGCGGGGCCAAACACCGTGCGGAGAGGGTGAGTTGA
- a CDS encoding SigE family RNA polymerase sigma factor: MRRRPHMRIPVTPAASAPLASAEPLGQVPAPAAAEPPAPRAEALFPRPAPGPDSPAANPALPPGALGDPADVEREAGVARLFELHYSSMLRLAVLLGADDPENVVAEAYYQIYRKWRRLRDAEAAEAYLRSTVCNLTRMRIRHLQVARRHVETPVVEEPVASAESTALLHDDQRVLIGALQQLPARQREALVLRHWLGLKESEIAAAMGISCGSVKTHTARGLAALTQAMEARR; the protein is encoded by the coding sequence GTGAGACGCAGACCGCACATGCGTATACCGGTCACCCCGGCGGCCTCCGCACCGCTGGCCTCCGCCGAGCCGCTGGGGCAGGTACCGGCTCCGGCCGCCGCCGAACCCCCGGCCCCCCGTGCCGAGGCCCTGTTCCCCCGTCCGGCGCCGGGCCCGGACTCGCCGGCCGCGAACCCCGCGCTGCCACCGGGTGCGCTCGGGGACCCCGCCGACGTGGAGCGCGAGGCAGGTGTCGCCCGGCTGTTCGAGCTGCACTACTCCTCGATGCTGCGGCTCGCGGTGCTGCTGGGCGCCGACGACCCCGAGAACGTGGTGGCCGAGGCGTACTACCAGATCTACCGCAAGTGGCGGCGCCTGCGGGACGCCGAGGCTGCGGAGGCCTACCTCCGCTCCACGGTCTGCAACCTGACCCGGATGCGGATACGGCACCTCCAGGTCGCCCGCAGACATGTGGAGACACCGGTGGTGGAGGAGCCGGTCGCCTCCGCCGAGAGCACCGCGCTGCTCCACGACGACCAGCGGGTGCTGATCGGCGCGCTCCAGCAGCTGCCCGCCCGGCAGCGGGAGGCGCTGGTGCTGCGCCACTGGCTCGGGCTGAAGGAGAGCGAGATCGCGGCCGCGATGGGCATCTCCTGCGGCTCGGTCAAGACCCACACCGCACGCGGCCTCGCCGCCCTCACCCAGGCGATGGAGGCCCGGCGATGA
- a CDS encoding glycoside hydrolase family 15 protein: protein MHHHIEDYALIGDHQTAALVSHHGSIDWLCLPRFDSAACFAALLGDEENGHWRIAPGEGGVCTRRSYQHDSLVLDTDWETDEGAVRVTDLMPQRDRAPDVVRIVEGLSGRVTMRSTLRLRFDYGSAVPWMRRSDGHRVAVAGPDSVWLRSEPRVRSWSEDRATYAEFTVEPGERVAFVLTWHPSHEPRPRLVDPYEALRSSLHDWRAWAARCRYDGPHRDTVVRSLITLKALTYAPTGGIVAAATTSLPEELGGVRNWDYRHCWLRDSTLTLGALLSCGYQEEAEAWRDWLLRAVAGDPADLQIMYGLAGERRIPEYELPWLSGYEDSRPVRIGNDAVHQLQLDVYGEVMDSLFVSRRSGLPGRPDMWRMQCALMEYLRTAWRKPDEGLWEVRGPRRHFTHSKVMCWVAADRAVRTLEDDPTLDGGDLEGWRALRDEIHREVCERGYDADRGTFTQSYGSRELDAALLLIPLMGFLPPDDPRVVGTVDAIREELCHEGFVRRYSADHLTAATGSVDGLPGGEATFLVCSFWLADALHLTGRTREARELFERLVGLVNDVGLLAEEYDPVAGRQLGNFPQAFSHVGLVGTALALHDGKKAG, encoded by the coding sequence GTGCATCACCACATCGAGGACTACGCCCTGATCGGTGATCACCAGACGGCCGCGCTGGTGAGTCACCACGGTTCCATCGACTGGCTCTGCCTGCCGCGGTTCGACTCGGCCGCGTGCTTCGCCGCGCTGCTCGGTGACGAGGAGAACGGCCACTGGAGGATCGCGCCCGGCGAGGGCGGCGTCTGCACCCGGCGGTCGTACCAGCACGACTCGCTCGTGCTCGACACCGATTGGGAGACGGACGAGGGCGCGGTACGCGTCACCGACCTGATGCCGCAGCGCGACCGCGCCCCCGACGTCGTACGGATCGTGGAGGGCCTGTCCGGCCGGGTCACGATGCGCAGCACCCTGCGCCTGCGGTTCGACTACGGCTCGGCCGTTCCCTGGATGCGCCGGTCGGACGGTCACCGGGTGGCGGTCGCCGGCCCCGACTCGGTGTGGCTGCGCAGCGAACCCCGGGTGCGGTCGTGGAGCGAGGACCGGGCCACGTACGCGGAGTTCACGGTGGAGCCGGGCGAGCGGGTCGCGTTCGTGCTGACCTGGCACCCCTCGCACGAGCCCCGCCCCCGCCTGGTCGACCCGTACGAGGCATTGCGGTCCAGCCTGCACGACTGGCGGGCGTGGGCGGCGCGCTGCCGGTACGACGGCCCGCACCGGGACACCGTGGTCCGCTCGCTGATCACCCTCAAAGCCCTCACCTACGCCCCGACCGGTGGCATCGTCGCGGCGGCCACCACCTCCCTGCCCGAGGAGCTCGGCGGCGTCCGCAACTGGGACTACCGGCACTGCTGGCTGCGCGACTCCACCCTCACCCTCGGCGCGCTGCTGTCCTGCGGCTACCAGGAGGAGGCCGAGGCCTGGCGCGACTGGCTGCTCCGCGCGGTCGCGGGCGACCCGGCCGACCTGCAGATCATGTACGGCCTCGCCGGTGAGCGCCGGATCCCCGAGTACGAACTGCCGTGGCTGTCCGGCTACGAGGACTCGCGCCCGGTCCGGATCGGCAACGACGCCGTCCACCAGCTCCAGTTGGACGTGTACGGCGAGGTCATGGACTCCCTGTTCGTGTCCCGGCGTTCCGGGCTGCCCGGCAGGCCGGACATGTGGCGCATGCAGTGCGCGTTGATGGAGTACCTGCGGACTGCCTGGCGCAAGCCGGACGAGGGGCTGTGGGAGGTGCGTGGGCCGCGCCGTCACTTCACGCACTCCAAGGTGATGTGCTGGGTCGCCGCCGACCGGGCCGTGCGCACCCTGGAGGACGACCCGACCCTGGACGGCGGGGACCTCGAAGGCTGGCGGGCGCTGCGCGACGAGATCCACCGCGAGGTCTGCGAACGCGGCTACGACGCCGACCGGGGTACGTTCACCCAGTCCTACGGCTCCCGCGAACTGGACGCCGCGCTGCTGCTCATCCCCCTCATGGGCTTCCTGCCGCCGGACGACCCCCGGGTCGTCGGCACGGTCGACGCGATCCGCGAGGAGCTGTGCCACGAGGGGTTCGTCCGCCGATACAGCGCCGACCACCTGACCGCGGCGACGGGCTCCGTCGACGGGCTGCCGGGCGGCGAGGCCACGTTCCTCGTCTGCTCGTTCTGGCTGGCGGACGCACTGCACCTGACCGGCCGCACACGGGAGGCGCGCGAGTTGTTCGAACGGCTGGTGGGGTTGGTCAACGACGTGGGCCTGCTCGCGGAGGAGTACGACCCCGTCGCGGGCCGGCAGCTGGGGAACTTCCCGCAGGCGTTCAGCCACGTCGGACTCGTCGGCACCGCCCTCGCCCTCCACGACGGGAAGAAGGCAGGATAG
- a CDS encoding SURF1 family protein, with protein sequence MYRFLLSRQWVILALVALVLIPTMVRLGFWQMDRYEERSARNQLVADALAAKPVPVERLTSPGHTVTSAERYRTVTAKGRFDTDDEVVVRRRVNADDEVGFHVLTPFVLDDGRVLLVNRGWIPANGPSQTAFPEIPAPPAGEVTVTGRLMPDETTEASGIKDLKGLPDRQIMLIDSEREAKRLGAQVLGGYLTQTEPEPKGDTPQQLGSPGDENAALNYAYALQWWLFALGVPVGYVVLARRERRDRAEAAAAAEAEAEKESAPTPV encoded by the coding sequence GTGTACCGCTTCCTGTTGTCCCGGCAGTGGGTGATCCTCGCGCTGGTCGCCCTCGTCCTGATCCCGACCATGGTCAGGCTGGGTTTCTGGCAGATGGATCGCTACGAGGAGCGCAGCGCGCGCAACCAGCTCGTCGCCGACGCGCTGGCCGCGAAGCCGGTGCCCGTGGAGCGGCTGACCTCACCCGGACACACCGTCACCAGCGCCGAGCGCTACCGCACGGTGACCGCGAAGGGCCGGTTCGACACCGATGACGAGGTCGTCGTCCGCCGCCGGGTCAACGCCGACGACGAGGTCGGCTTCCACGTCCTGACCCCGTTCGTGCTCGACGACGGCAGGGTGCTGCTCGTCAACCGGGGCTGGATCCCCGCGAACGGTCCGAGCCAGACCGCGTTCCCCGAGATCCCCGCCCCGCCCGCCGGCGAGGTCACCGTCACCGGGCGCCTGATGCCCGACGAGACGACCGAGGCGAGCGGCATCAAGGACCTCAAGGGCCTGCCGGACCGGCAGATCATGCTGATCGACAGCGAGCGGGAGGCGAAGCGCCTCGGGGCCCAGGTACTCGGCGGCTATCTCACGCAGACCGAGCCCGAGCCCAAGGGCGACACCCCGCAACAGCTGGGCAGCCCCGGTGACGAGAACGCCGCGCTGAACTACGCCTACGCCCTGCAGTGGTGGCTCTTCGCCCTCGGCGTTCCCGTCGGCTACGTCGTCCTCGCCCGCCGGGAGCGCCGCGACCGCGCGGAGGCGGCGGCCGCGGCGGAGGCCGAGGCCGAGAAGGAGAGCGCACCGACCCCGGTGTAG
- a CDS encoding SDR family oxidoreductase, translating into MDLGLKDRVYIVTGATRGLGNAVARELVADGAKVVVTGREEERVGAAAAALGANAVGVAADNAAPETAGRLIAAAREHFGRFDGILVSVGGPAPGFVADNTDEQWTAAFESVFLGAVRLARAAAEELGEGGVIGFVLSGSVHEPIPGLTISNGLRPGLAGFAKSLSDELGPRGVRVVGLLPARIDTDRVRELDGMSADPEATRAAHESRIPLRRYGRPEEFGRAGAFLLSPAASYLTGIMLPVDGGMRHGF; encoded by the coding sequence ATGGATCTTGGGCTGAAGGACCGTGTCTACATCGTCACCGGGGCGACCCGGGGGCTGGGCAACGCGGTCGCGCGGGAACTCGTCGCCGACGGCGCGAAGGTGGTCGTCACGGGCCGCGAGGAGGAGAGGGTGGGTGCGGCGGCCGCCGCGCTCGGAGCGAACGCGGTGGGGGTGGCCGCGGACAACGCGGCCCCCGAGACCGCCGGGCGGCTGATCGCCGCCGCCCGTGAGCACTTCGGACGCTTCGACGGCATCCTGGTCAGCGTGGGCGGACCGGCGCCGGGGTTCGTCGCCGACAACACGGACGAGCAGTGGACCGCCGCGTTCGAATCGGTCTTCCTGGGGGCGGTGCGCCTGGCGCGGGCCGCGGCCGAGGAGCTGGGCGAGGGCGGCGTCATCGGCTTCGTGCTGTCCGGGTCCGTGCACGAGCCGATCCCCGGGCTGACCATCTCGAACGGGCTGCGGCCCGGGCTCGCCGGGTTCGCCAAGTCGCTGTCCGACGAGCTGGGGCCGCGCGGTGTCCGTGTGGTCGGCCTGCTCCCGGCCCGTATCGACACGGACAGGGTGCGCGAGCTGGACGGCATGTCGGCCGATCCGGAGGCGACGCGGGCGGCGCACGAGTCGCGGATCCCGCTGCGGCGGTACGGGCGCCCGGAGGAGTTCGGGCGCGCGGGGGCCTTCCTGCTCTCTCCCGCCGCTTCCTATCTGACAGGGATCATGCTGCCGGTCGACGGCGGGATGCGGCACGGATTCTGA
- a CDS encoding DUF3311 domain-containing protein: MAHHAHQRLRRVATAVLLLAPAAGLLWVPWYAGAQPRLAGTPFFYWYQLAWVPGCGLCLLAAYALTDRHRPDRRHPDGPRPDRHR; the protein is encoded by the coding sequence ATGGCACACCACGCTCACCAGCGACTACGGCGCGTCGCGACCGCCGTCCTGCTGCTCGCCCCCGCCGCGGGACTGCTGTGGGTCCCCTGGTACGCCGGTGCGCAGCCACGGCTCGCGGGAACGCCGTTCTTCTACTGGTACCAGCTCGCCTGGGTCCCGGGATGCGGCCTCTGCCTGCTCGCCGCGTACGCGCTGACGGACCGCCATCGCCCGGACCGCCGCCACCCGGACGGGCCGCGTCCGGACCGACATCGCTGA
- a CDS encoding carbon starvation CstA family protein, with protein sequence MSTSVMPESGPGAPERSRMSPKSIALWIAVALVGAVGWAVLALSRGEEISAVWLLMAALGSYAIGYRFYSRFIARRVLQVDDTRATPAERLEDGVDYHPTDKRVLFGHHFAAIAGAGPLVGPVLAAQMGYLPGTIWIIAGVIFAGAVQDMIVLFLSMRRDGKSLGQMARDEIGRVGGAAALIGVFAIMIILLAVLAMVVVNALAESAWGTFSVTMTIPIALFMGFYLRYLRPGRVVETSFIGVALLLLAILGGGWIQDSSLAEYFVWSPETLVFCLVGYGFVASVLPVWMLLAPRDYLSTFMKVGTIALMAVGVVVAAPNLRAESVTEFAHTGAGPVFAGSLFPFLFITIACGALSGFHALVSSGTTPKLIQKESQVRMIGYGSMLTESFVAVMALIAACVLEPGLFYAMNSPAALLGPTVDTAAEAVKNLGFTITPEQLTAAAKAVEEETLVGRSGGAPTLAVGMSEIFAGVFGGAGMKAFWYHFAIMFEALFILTTVDAGTRVGRFMLQDMLGNVWKPIGRVTWKPGIWITSALVVGAWGYFLYAGVTDPLGGIKQLFPLFGIANQLLAAVALAVTTTVLIKSGKLRWAWVTGIPLAWDVAVTFTAGWQKIFSDNPAIGFFALRDKYAAAIDKGELLPGATTMDDMHTIVTNNTVDGVIMAIFLLLVLTVLVNCAVVCVRAVRSPVPLPSTEAPYVESRIDEEGSEKELVGAGR encoded by the coding sequence ATGTCTACGTCAGTCATGCCCGAATCCGGTCCCGGGGCGCCGGAAAGATCCCGAATGTCGCCGAAATCGATCGCGCTCTGGATAGCCGTCGCTCTCGTCGGGGCGGTCGGCTGGGCCGTGCTCGCCCTCTCCCGGGGCGAGGAGATCTCGGCCGTCTGGCTGCTCATGGCGGCCCTCGGTTCGTATGCGATCGGCTACCGCTTCTACTCCCGGTTCATCGCCCGCCGGGTCCTCCAGGTCGACGACACCCGGGCCACCCCGGCCGAGCGGCTGGAGGACGGCGTCGACTACCACCCGACCGACAAGCGGGTGCTGTTCGGCCACCACTTCGCGGCCATCGCCGGCGCGGGCCCGCTGGTCGGACCGGTGCTCGCGGCCCAGATGGGCTATCTGCCGGGCACCATCTGGATCATCGCGGGCGTGATCTTCGCCGGCGCGGTCCAGGACATGATCGTCCTGTTCCTGTCCATGCGCCGGGACGGCAAGAGCCTCGGCCAGATGGCCCGGGACGAGATCGGCAGGGTCGGCGGCGCCGCCGCGCTGATCGGTGTCTTCGCCATCATGATCATCCTGCTCGCGGTGCTGGCGATGGTCGTCGTCAACGCCCTCGCCGAGTCCGCCTGGGGAACCTTCTCGGTCACCATGACCATCCCGATCGCCCTCTTCATGGGCTTCTACCTGCGCTATCTGCGCCCGGGCCGAGTCGTGGAGACCAGCTTCATCGGCGTCGCCCTCCTCCTGCTCGCCATCCTCGGCGGCGGCTGGATCCAGGACTCCTCGCTCGCCGAGTACTTCGTCTGGAGCCCCGAGACCCTGGTCTTCTGTCTGGTCGGCTACGGTTTCGTCGCCTCCGTGCTCCCCGTGTGGATGCTGCTGGCCCCGCGCGACTACCTCTCCACCTTCATGAAGGTCGGCACCATCGCCCTGATGGCCGTCGGTGTCGTGGTCGCCGCCCCGAACCTCCGCGCCGAGTCGGTCACCGAGTTCGCGCACACGGGCGCCGGACCGGTCTTCGCCGGCTCCCTCTTCCCCTTCCTCTTCATCACGATCGCCTGCGGCGCCCTGTCCGGATTCCACGCCCTGGTCTCCTCCGGCACCACGCCGAAGCTGATCCAGAAGGAGTCCCAGGTCCGCATGATCGGCTACGGCTCCATGCTCACGGAGTCCTTCGTCGCCGTGATGGCCCTGATCGCCGCGTGCGTCCTGGAGCCGGGCCTCTTCTACGCCATGAACTCTCCGGCCGCGCTGCTCGGCCCGACCGTCGACACGGCCGCCGAGGCGGTCAAGAACCTCGGCTTCACCATCACACCCGAGCAACTCACCGCGGCGGCCAAGGCCGTCGAGGAGGAGACCCTCGTCGGCCGCTCCGGCGGCGCGCCGACCCTGGCGGTGGGCATGTCGGAGATCTTCGCCGGGGTCTTCGGCGGCGCCGGGATGAAGGCCTTCTGGTACCACTTCGCGATCATGTTCGAGGCGCTGTTCATCCTCACCACCGTGGACGCCGGCACGCGCGTCGGGCGCTTCATGCTCCAGGACATGCTCGGCAACGTCTGGAAGCCGATCGGCCGCGTGACCTGGAAGCCGGGCATCTGGATCACCAGCGCCCTGGTCGTCGGTGCCTGGGGGTACTTCCTCTACGCCGGGGTCACCGACCCCCTCGGCGGAATCAAGCAGCTCTTCCCGCTCTTCGGTATCGCCAACCAGTTGCTCGCCGCGGTCGCGCTGGCCGTGACCACGACCGTCCTCATCAAGTCCGGCAAGCTGCGCTGGGCCTGGGTCACCGGCATCCCGCTGGCCTGGGACGTGGCCGTCACGTTCACGGCGGGCTGGCAGAAGATCTTCTCCGACAACCCGGCCATCGGCTTCTTCGCCCTCCGCGACAAGTACGCGGCGGCCATCGACAAGGGCGAACTCCTGCCGGGCGCCACGACCATGGACGACATGCACACGATCGTCACCAACAACACGGTCGACGGCGTGATCATGGCGATCTTCCTGCTGCTGGTCCTCACGGTCCTGGTCAACTGCGCCGTGGTCTGCGTCCGCGCCGTACGGTCGCCGGTGCCCCTGCCGTCGACCGAGGCCCCGTACGTCGAGTCCCGCATCGACGAGGAGGGCTCCGAGAAGGAGTTGGTGGGAGCGGGTCGGTGA